GAGCTCAGGGCACAGATCTTTCACAGTTCTTCTAAAATCCTGCCAGAGTTTGGAGTTGTATCAAattggatgggtttttttttttttttttgcaaacaaaaCAGGTGGTTTTGCTTGGCTCCTGTGTAAGACCAGTGGACCCATGTTTTCAGAACTGGGCAGTTTTGGTTTCTACATTTGGAGGGAATCCATAGTAGACTTGAAAGAAGGGCAGCTAAATTTCAAGGGAATGGAGACGCTGCTTTGCAAGGAGAGACTGAAAATTGTGGGACCACTCATTGTGGAGAATACCAAGGGGAAAATGGACCATGGTTTACAACATCTTGAAAGCTGTGAGTCGAGTGGATGCAGAGCTAGTATTCACCAAATTTTACAAATACTCATTTGAAACAGATTGACCAATTTATATTAAGGTAATATTTCACACAGGTAGAAATGATACTTTAtgcttgtcctggtttaggacaaattagggggaatctccaaaagggagccccccaaaacaaaacaaacctccaaccacccctcccccaacaccgggtttgggaaggaatttctcagaggagcaaagtggaaaacaaaacctatttatttacaagtaacaaaagaacactccccaacaaaagaaaagaaaagagaccagactgtgttgtgaaggGCGCTGAGCTTCTGTCGCAGGCTCCGGGTGTCttggagctctcaggtcaggtccGGAGCCAGTCCAGTATCTTtaggggagggtaagaaagagagaacaaaagaaaaggagaagaaaaaaaacagcgcaaaaagcagaaagcaagcaagcaagcaagcggctagccaagccaagcagcaaaagccaaaagcaaaagtgcCTGATCACACAcactccctcctctcttccctgccCCGCCACAGCAAGACGGCCAGGGGGCGGGGggagaaaaggcacagctgccagacacaacacatgatattgggataaaggctgtcaccccacgacaaTGCTGCAGACACTGACCTTCTGAGATGTAATGCCAAAGGTAGTAGACAAAATCAGCAAGTTCAAAGGAGATACAGAAAATTTATTGACATTTCACCCATAAGAAGTAGTAAAAAAAGCAAGCAGTGCTATAGCGTGGATGTAGAAACTGACCAGGCTCACCTGGTGTCCTAAGTTGTGTGCTCTGGCCAGTTGCTGCAGCAACTCAGCCACAAGAGATAATGAACTCTTCAGAGTCGGTTTGGTAGATAAAGTATTTCAGGTGCTATTATAAAAGCTTACCTGGCATGTTGGCAGAATGCTTTTGGTTTGAAGGTGGTACAGCCCTtcaaacagacagaaaaaaaaaaaaattcaagtttgCTCTTGGTGAATGCTTTTGTATTGCCAGGGCTGTGGTAGCTGTGAGGTGGTTGGGGAAAGCTGCATGACAGAAGCCTGTGGTCCTTTATTGAAGAACAGATAACTTTCTGGAAGTGGTATCATCTGCTGGCAGCAATCTCAGGCTGTCACAAGTGAGAGAAAGCTTTGCTCAGTGTCTGGCATGTATTCAGACATGTGGAGCGATAGAGATGGTGGTGTTCCATAAAAGGCTAATGGATTTTATATAAGGACAGAAATACAAgtatattattaatttaatatttagaAGGTGGTTTTCTGATGTTAAAATAACAGAACATGACGACTCATAAACACTGATGTAGGAACAAACTTTTTACTCTCAGAACTTATGATTCCTACTCTAACCTTGAAAGTCTGAAAGCTGGATTTCTGTTTTGGACTATGTATCCCCTACATTAGACATACATTAGTCAAATGAGCCTGAGGTGGATTCTCTGTTGATAACCCCACACTGACTTGATTCTTTGCCCTTCACTTCCTCTTCCCATTCGTCATCGGAGGCCTCACACTTGTCCCTCTCACCTTCCTCCACAAAACAGGATCAAACAACCCGCTAGGCATCCCCTCAGACTGCGACAAAATCCCCTTCCATCCATACTATGCTATAAAAGATATTCTAGGATTTGCACTAATACTTTCCCTACTTGTACATTCTCCCCCAACCTCCTAGGAGACCCAGAAAACTTTATACCAGCCAGCCCTCTAGTTACTCCTCCCCACATCAGACCCGAATTTGCCTATGCCATCCTCTGATCCATCTCAAACAAGCTAGGAGCCAAACTAGCCGCATCAATCCTCGTCCGATTCCTCACTCTGTTACTACACACGTCATAACTGTTCAGCTGTTGGTTTTGTCACACACAAGGTGTTTCCTATTTTACAAACCACTTGGGAAAAATGACTTTTCTGTCCATCAAGATGGGTATGTCTTTGGTTTCTCTTTGGCATTGCCACTGAACAGAGTGTCCAGTGTCCATTCACTGCCTGGTCAGTTACTGTTGTTACaagagagcaggagcagtgtgAAAGTAAAGTGAAAGTGTTTATTTTAGGAAGCTGATGCTCCTGCTTCCACAGAGAGGAAGTTAGTGTTCCAAAACTCTTTCCTATTCCTGCTGCTTTACTTGGACTATTAAATGACTGCCCCATCTTTAGACAAACAGAAGGTGTGGTAGTGCTCTTTAGGCTTTTAAGACTGAGAGGATGGGCCCCTACAAACGAGGCAGTCTTGTATCAGCCACCTCTTCTCAAAGCACGGTGCAAAGGTGTATGGTGTGACTTTTTGCTGCATGACATGGTGTCTTCACCTGGTCAAACAGGTTTTGTCAGATGGAGGAGGATGTGCCCATCATCCAGGCCAAAGTCTGTTATGTGGGGAAATCTAGTATTTAGTGACTCATGCATAGTTAGACACTTCGCTTTTCCCTGCCCACAGATGGTCCTTGCTCATCCTCCCAGGAAACATCATCCATCTTCAGCCTGGTGCAGAGTGGGAAGTAGTGCCTCTTGTCAGCACGGTGAGCTCGCTGCCCGGCTGCTGCCGGCGGGGCCCCATTGTACACCTGACCCCAGCCGGGAGCGGCAGCCGGGCGGCGTTTGACTGCTGAGCCGGGTACTTCTGTGCCCGGGTAGCACCGAGGAGCTGCGCATCCTCCCGGTACGCCCGAGGTGCCTCAGCGCCACTGCCGCCCGCGGCCGACCCCGCCGTGCCGCTGCCGACACCGGGGCCGGGCACCGCGGCACAGACAGCGTCCCCTGCGACGCCAGGGGACGCCCTGCCTGACAGCGGCTCCCGATCCCCGTGACACTGGCTCCGGAGCGGCTCCCGAGCTCTGTGACGCCGGCGCGGGAGCGGCTCCCGAGCTCTGTGACACCGGCTCCGGAGGGGCTCCCGATCCCCGTCACACCGGGGGGGCAGCGCGGCTCCCCGCCTGCTGGACGCGCATGTGCacgcccgccccggccccgccccctctcGCGATAACCTCTTGCGCGCAGCTGCCAGCGCTCGCCGGAAGGGTGGTGGTGCGCGTGCGCGCCGGGCGTGACCGCGGGCGCAGGAGGCGCGGGGGATGTCGGCCACGTGCGCCGTGTCCCGGAAAGCGCCGCTGCCAAGGCCGCGTCCCCAGGGCGAGAGGGAGCCGCCCGCCAAGGTGATGCGCAGGGGACTCCGGCGAGGCCGCGAGGAGCAGCGGGAGCAGCTGCCGTGGTCGGGAGAGAGCGCGAGCGGCATGGGCGCGGAGGCAGAGCGGGCGGCACCGCTGAGCGACGAGCGGCGGACGCGGCGGCCGCCTCTAGAGCCGAGGGCGCCGCCGACGACGTCGGCCAGGgcggtggaggaggaggaacgTCTGGAGCGGGAACATTTTCGGAGGATCATCAACGCTTTCCGCTATTACGGGTAATTGAGGCCTGCCCTCTGGGCGTGGGGCCCTGCCGGGTCCCTCCGCTCGCCGGGCGGCCGGCAGGGCTCGCAGCTGCCCCCGAGCGCGGCGCTCCTGGCGCGGCCGGCTGCCGGAGGGTGTGCGCCCCGTGCGCCGCGCTCTGCCGGGCCCGCCTCGGCAAAGGGCTTTGCACCGCTTCCTCTCGAGATAGCGCAGTGGCCTCGATACCTGTCAGTTAGAAAGCATGAAAGAAAGCTGAAGACATAAAAGACACACTGAGAAGAGTGCCTTGAGCTCTCTTAGGAGATAAAATGCTCTAAGGCGCTGTACAGCCTAGAAAACAGCCTAGAAAACAATAGTATCTCCTGCTGGCAAACACCTGCGGAATGGTTTTTCGAATATGGATGGGGATTCTTAAAAGACACTTTACTGTGCAGAAGAGATAAGACCTATTATTAGGGATTATGGGTGCCGTTTTTAATAGCAACTGTTGAGTCATAATTTGCTGGCTCCACAGAAATGAGCCAGCGGTGGTGGGGACACCTAGTTTTATAACTGAATCCGTTTCAGTAGACAAGGAAGCAAGTTACTCGCCTTGCAAGGTGGTGGAGCCTGGCTGGAAAAGTCCAGCCAGGAAGAGTGTTTGGTAAACCGTTTCCTGTTTCTAGGTTTGGTAAGCAGAGTACTGTACTTGTACTTCAGCTAAGGAAACCCCATCATGCGGCTCGTTGCTATGTGCTGCACCCTCTTTTGGCAGTGTATCACAGTAATAATATGTACATGGTAGTGAGGTTCTTGGTAGGAGTGGGTGATACTTACataatttcttctgtttgaGGTTTGTCCATGTAAGTTTCATTGTCTTCCAGGACAAGTGTTTGAGCAGGAGGTTAGTCTGAGTGACGCTTTGATGTCCCTTCCAAAGTGATTTCTCTAATTCAGCTTGGACATATTGAAGACCTATTTAGTTAAAAGTATCTAATACTGATTGCTACTAGTGCAATTCCGAcctataatttatttatattagtGGTGTAATTACACCTTCAGGCCTTAGAAGCTGGGAATATCCTTCTCAGCCTTCTGCTGATCTGTGACTTTGGGTTGCTTTTGAATGCTAGTTTCCGtaaaaacataagaaaaagaTGTGATTCAAATTTCCAGTATAGAATTTCAATGAAATTATCTCTGTCTTAAAGAAATAATTCTAAATTTTGGTGGAATGGCATATCTTGGTACTTAATAAAtgaagtttttctttccttgtgcaGATATTTCCAGTTAACTTGGAAACATCTGTTTGAATAGGACAGTAACACACTTTCAGATGAGCCCAGATCTTGTTCTTGTCTTCTAGACATGAGATTACTTCATTATTTGTAGTTTTTGTAATTTCACTTACTTGTTCTGCTAGATGGTTGTAATTTAGCATAAAAGGGTGGAGAATAAGATGTTTTTGAGCTAAGCTGATGTGCTTTATGTAGAGcatcagtttatttttttctctcttttttttttttttctgtttctggtcCTTGAATGTAATTTTATACCAGTGTAGCTATTGCACTGAAAAAGCCCTTCTCAGTAACACGTGAATGAGATACTACCTGGTCAGATTTCCTGAATGAGGTTGTAACTAGAACACCAGCAATTGCAGCTGCCTCTCATAATGGCTAGGTTTttcagctttgtgctgctgtatGCTGACACAAGATTTGGGAAAGTTCAGTGTGACCTGACCGGCTAAAATCACTTGGTGGTCAAAAGGGTCAGTATTTATTATTGAATTATCTCTCTAGGGCCTTACTTCTATACTTCTCTCAGTTTAGACAGAAGTCAAATCTAGCAGAATCTCAGAAAAGTCACCATTTTTATGAAACTTTTATCCTGGGGaagtggaaaattatttttagcttGCATCAGTCACATGATCAGGTTCACAGTACTTAGGAGGAATATGCTGTTAAAGGAAGGTAGCTTAGTATCTTAGTGTGACTGCCAGAACTCTGGTATCGTCCAGCTGAGACTGTCACAGTTCTCCTGGAAGCAATGGATTTTGAGGATCCCAATTCTCACTCCACATCTTGTTATTTCTGTAACCGAAGCTTACCACTGCATTCAAATACATTCAGTTTAAATTGGATTTGTGAAACACACTTGATAGATGGTTGGTTGTTAAATTTTATAGATCCGTGTGTTAAGGTGATCACCTGCTCTGGAAATGAGGGGCTGAAAATGAAAGAGTAAGGAGGAGAGGATAGTCCTCTGAAACTGGAATGTGTTAAATAGAGTGGTAAGGTAGAACAAgagcttaaaagaaaaaaaaattctggaaaacTTTCACTTTCTGTgtataaaaaaaagaataattctaATTGCAGTAGTTGAGAGTGAACTGTTTATGTGTCTGTATATTGcttctaaatatttaaaacttttgctttttagaACGAATATGCATGAACGAGTGAACAGAACAGAGAGGCAGTTTAAGTCTCTCCCAGCTAACCAACAGAGTCTTCTTCCTCAATTTCTCCCTCACCTTGACAAGATCCGGAAGTGCATTGATCATAATCAAGAAATACTACAAACCATTGTGAAGGACTGTGTTCATATGTTTGAAAATAAGGAATATGGAGAAGATGTATGTTAAAATGGACTTTTTTCTTGCTCCAAAATTAGTTGCTTTGGGATTGCTTATATGCTTTGGAGTTTTCTACATTTGTTACTAGTACCTCAAACCTacaactttcttttcttttgccttttttattgaTTCTTGTTTGCTCACACTTTTCTCGCTCTTTGTCTTTCACCTTTTGCAGAGCTGATGCTTAATGAAGCTGTTTGTTGTTAGTTCTGTTAGTTACACTTATGAAAACTGTGAATCTGGCAAATCATTGTTTTTACTCCAGAGTTCTAGCTTTACCCTGGTTacattttaaagttattttttctcttaactATGTAGAATATAAGTAATATTGTCTGTCTTTATATAGGTtcttatatatcttatatcttCAGATAATACATAATTATAAATTGGTTGCAGTTCTAGATTGTAAGTATTTTAATGTTGTTATTTGTATACACTTTTTTTACTACTTGACCTATTTTCTatcaaaaaaaattaccccaagACTTTAAGGACTGACAGAGATGGAAACTGAAATCCTCCTTTTATACAGGCAAGATACAGTAATGGGCAGCTCCAATGTAAGCTTCTCAGCTTTGCCTTACAGTATCTAAAGGGATCCTTTTTTCAGGGTATGCAGTTCAGCCTCTGCAGTGGCTAAGCCCTGATCCTTTCCTGAATAGGGACTACCAATTGTGCTTTGCTGTGTATTGTTTGTTTGATATGGAAACTGGACTTTTGAATGCCAGAGAGAGGCCAGATATTAAGGTGGATTTAAGCCCAGGTCTCAGGAGTGACAGGGAAGTGCTTTGTCAGCTGATACTTACTGCAGTTCTTGCAGCATggccttctttttcttcataatttGCTTTCCCCCCTGCAAGACTCAAGATACTTGGTATATTTtccactgacttttttttttctctccactttATTCAGGGAAGTGGGAAGATTACACCAGCTTCAACATTTGACATGGATAAATTAAAGTCCACATTGAAGCAATTtgtgagagactggagtgaaGAGGGAAAATTGGAGCGGGATTCTTGCTACCAGCCAATTATTAGTGAAATTATAAAGAACTTTCCAAAAGAAAGATGGTAATAGTGTCTTAAAGCTTATATTTATGTGGACTTACACTGTTGCACAAATCTAAAACAGTTTATGGAGTAATGAAAAGCTTTGTTTCAAAAGTAGAGAATTTTTTATGAACTCAAAAATGaactttctttatttttcaatcaagaaagttttttttatttctaatacaAGATGTTGGAAAAGAGTATAACCATAAACTTCACAAAGTAATACCAGGTAAACcagtaataattttttgttgttgttctgcAGCTGGGTGTAACAATATATGTAAATCTTTCAAGTAAGAGACTTCAGTAAGTTAGTTCAGTTGTGCTTAGTGAGGGAAGGTTTGCAGGTTAGCAGATTCTCACAGTGTGTCTGCTGCAAATGAGAGGAAGCACTCTGACTGCAGGAAGTAAGACTTTTGCTCTTCATAGtggaaagaaggaggaagactTAACCTTTAGTGCAGTTGCACTTAATTGCAAGAGTTTACTTTGAAAAGAGTAAATTCTAACCTTAGTTTCAGACAGCTGTTCTAAGACAATTCTTAAAGCTTAGTTGCACATGTGAGGGTCATTTTGTAAGTATTGGCTTGTTAGCAGTGCCAAAATAGTCACTGATGCAGGGGTTTTAGGTCATTTAAGTGGAAGCATACTAGTAAAGCCTCAAAAGGTTATAGTATTGTAAGAATTCCATGTTTATTGGTTCTGTCCATTTATCAACCCAGTCATCTTAAAGTGCATTTTAGTTTAAACTTAGTAGTCTTTTACAGTGGGAAAATTTGAGAATTTTTATTCATAAGTGTAACAGGCCACTACTTAAGTTTGATATAACAGGTCattattgttttttctctctcagcaattATTAATAATGCTCTTGTGTGAATTTAAAAAGTCTCTTCCACTGGCCATTGTTTAGTTTCATTGGTAAAGACAGTTTGTGGTGGGAGAGCATGGGACGTAGATGGTTTCTGTTTTGCCTTGAACTGACTTACCTAAAGATACATACACCTTTTAGAATGTTTCATCTGCAAGTgaattttctgcaatttttctaGTGCTAATAGTGCCCTACataagataaaaaaaagaattaattactGCAGGTATACTTCTGACATGTAGATGTGTAGGAAAACTCATGGTTAGTTTTCCAAGAGGTCATTCTAATCTCCAAAGTAGCAATGCAGCTTTTTCTCTTGTCTGCTATCTGTTAATGTATTTCAGTTGTGGCAGAGGTAGCTTATGTCAAATCTTAAGAGATTCATgactgaggctggaaaatctTGACTTTTACGTTTGTCACTAATGAATTCTATTTCAAAACCTTCAGTGGTATTGGGAAGCAACATGTGGTAACAGATGGGGTGAATCCGAAGTTGACAGCTTTGTGCTTAACTTTACAGGGAATTCTTGTGGTTGTTGGACAAAACTAATGTAATTGCTCCCTATTGTGGTAGCTGTGAAGTACcatttgagttttattttgtctCTGCTGAAATCTCAATACATCACTGTACGGATCAAAGATCTCTACTACAAGCTTGAGTTTGtcaaacagcattttttaatttctaaaatgtgTATTACTTAAGTTATCATTGTGGAGGTGTTGTAGCACTTAGATAAAACCCTTTCTCAGTTCACATATTGTTAGCTACTGTGTTAGCTCGCTCATTTTTCGTGGTGATGGAAGCTCTCGTGGTTAGGTGTACTTTACTTTTTGAGGTAACAAGCAGAGTCATGTACTATCAAGCTTAACTGGCAGTTCCTTTTCATCCTGGTGCAAGAAATAACTTCCCTGGCAGGGTAGCTAGCTGCTAAGTCTGTTTTTTTATACAAATTTTATACAAACTCTTCACTCTCCAGTGACAGCACCTTAGGGAATGGCATGCAGCTGAGTCACGGGAGGTTTAGGTTAAATATCACGAAAAAATTCTTCACCGAGAGGGTGGTTGAGCGCTGGAACAGGCTGTTCAGGGAGGTGGTTACAGCACTGTCCTGTCTGAGTTCtggaagtgtttggacaatatTTTTAGGCACACGGTATGACTCTTGGGAGTGTCCTGCAGAGGGCCAGAAGTTGAACTCTTACCCTGACAGATCTGTTCTAGCTCAGCATAGTCTGTGGTTCAGTGATCTTGGAGTGGACAAGTTTTTTGATTTTGAAGAGATCAATGGGGCCTGAACTGCGCACAGTGAGTTACTCTGTCTGTTGTTTATAGTGGGAGAGGACTGACCATGGACTCTAATGTGTAAATGAACCTCAGAATGCAGCTTTGTATTGCTTTAGAGTTTCCTTTTGTAGCACAGAGCACTAAAGTCTCCTGAAAGAATGAAATGAAAGTGCAAGAGAAAAACTGTactgagtgaaaaaaaatacatttttctaaatGTACTTTGTGttgaaaatgataaataattttaaactgtcAGTGCCGGTCACCTTTTACTTTATAAAAGGAATTGCAGTACTCATCAAATTTGTAATACTCAATGGAATGGTACATTCAGTTTCTAGTTAACATAATTTGTTGATCTTATTAATTCCATGCATTGGAATAATGTGGAAATGGAGTTTAAATTTTTGAAACTACTGAAGTATGTTTCATTTCGTGCTTGCACACCTTATAGCATTGCAGTTTGCAAAGTTGATGTGTATGGGTTCAGTTGGTATGTAAatagcaggaaaagcagggaagtgTTGTATATGCTTGCTCTTTGGGAGGTAGAAGTAGTGCAAGCACTGGTTGAAAGCAGCTGTAAAGCAGAATAGTTATTTAGTAGGTGCTACTTATCATGTGTTATGTGTTTCAGTCTAGTCTTCTGATAAGCTGTCATCTAAAGGTAAATTAAATGGCAAAAGCTGTTCCTGCCTCTTTCTGCTTAGCACCTTAACACAGAATCTGTAAGCAGAGTCAACAAAGCAGTTTTAAGTAAATCCCATGAGATCAGGTCTTCCTGAACAACTATAGATTTCTTGCATTCTTCATGTTGGAATATATGTTTCAGCTCGAAGGAGCTATGTACTATTTAGGTTTCTTGGATTAGAATGAACGTACTTGCTTTAGGAGAAAACagatacattttttatttctttatctgtgtattttttgaagcattttttaGGGAAGTATTAAGTTGAAAATCTAAATAAGCAtactcataatttttttttgcttccctttTTATCATCTTGGTTTCCTTTCACTTCTGGTGTTGCTCTTCCTGCTTAGGTGAAACAATGTAAAGATTATCAGCTTCTTGTCCAAAAGAAATCTATGAAATAATTAACTTTTTTGCTAATTATCATTCCATGGCCAAAACCAAAGTACTTAGGTATTTCTTCCAGTTTTCTCATAAACTACGCCTCTAGAATGAACTATAACTTGAAATTCATCTGTGTCATGCTGTCCAACTATCAAATGTGTTTGCCAAGATGCTGACAGAGCAACCCAAAAAAATTGTCAGAACTTAGTTTCCTTTTGCTATGAAAAACAACTTAGTAGTCTTGAGCCTGAGCTTGACTATACTTCTTGAATGTGCTCAGTCACATTTATAGTGGAATtgaaatttctgctttatttgaattttatttgaCTTTATATGAAATACATTTGTCCTTGCAGGTCTTTGTACTTAGCCTAAACTTTGCTTTACACATTGGATTTAAGAGCAAATATATTGTCAGTGTTACTGCATCACTCAGTGCTTTGCAAGTCTTTAAATGAAAGTATATAAAACTCAGCTGCCCAGTTCAGAGAATTGCTCTTCAAATGATTGTGCTGTTTAGCACttgtctttaaaaacaaaatcatcGACAATATGGTTGaagtaaaataacaaaatatggAATACTGAGAATTGGatctgtttatttaaatttacagACCTCATAAACACTAGGAAAGGAGTCCCACACACAGTATGTTCCTATGCTGGTATTTCCACTGAGCAGAAGCCCATCTCAGTGTGatatatgtatttattactTCATTTGATAAATTGAACTGCTCTATCTAGTTTATGGAGATGAGGAGTGTGTTTGTTCAggcactctttttttttttttttttttttttgctaagcATGTTTACCCCTTCAGCaccattactttttttttttacaacacaCTAGACATGAAATAAGCCTCCATTTTTATAATGtttgctttccctcttttaaaAAGGACAcctttaaaaaagttaaaatcttCATTAATATCAATAGTCTTCTAAAAGCTGAAAATATATCACACTGAAACATGCAGTGTGAAAAGGGCACAAAAGATTTGTTTCTggtatttctccattttttttttttaaagaggctTCTGGAGTTTCAGTAGTTGAGCTGAATAGTGCTGTgcagccctctctgctgcttggccaGCACCTTTCCCCACACCTGTCAGATTAACAGGCTGATGCTGCTTCCCTGTTGGCCCACAGGTATTTAATGCGTACGTGTTGGGTGCTCGTTTATGTTCCTAACTGCTGGTAGATGTGTGGCACGGAAATCCTGTCCTTGCTGGCTGGTTGGAGGGTCGTTTTCCTTGTGGATCACTT
This genomic window from Zonotrichia leucophrys gambelii isolate GWCS_2022_RI chromosome Z, RI_Zleu_2.0, whole genome shotgun sequence contains:
- the CARNMT1 gene encoding carnosine N-methyltransferase, whose protein sequence is MSATCAVSRKAPLPRPRPQGEREPPAKVMRRGLRRGREEQREQLPWSGESASGMGAEAERAAPLSDERRTRRPPLEPRAPPTTSARAVEEEERLEREHFRRIINAFRYYGTNMHERVNRTERQFKSLPANQQSLLPQFLPHLDKIRKCIDHNQEILQTIVKDCVHMFENKEYGEDGSGKITPASTFDMDKLKSTLKQFVRDWSEEGKLERDSCYQPIISEIIKNFPKERWDFSKVNILVPGAGLGRLAWEIAMLGYACQGNEWSLFMLFSSNFVLNRCSEINSCKLYPWIHQFSNNRRSADQIRPIYFPDVDPHSLPSGSNFSMTAGDFQEIYSECNTWDCVATCFFIDTAHNVIDYIDTIWKILKPGGIWINVGPLLYHFENLGNELSIELSYEDIKNVILQYGFHIEVEKESVLSTYTVNELSMMKYYYECVLFVVRKPEE